A single genomic interval of Cucumis sativus cultivar 9930 chromosome 7, Cucumber_9930_V3, whole genome shotgun sequence harbors:
- the LOC101222556 gene encoding GDP-mannose transporter GONST3, producing MSNEDDIEIFKVDKVQEGLGASALSDESPSNWYTIVLQQVSVYGVAVGYCVSASLLSIINKWAVMKFPYPGALTALQYFTSAAGVFVCGCAGFIEHDRLDLLTMWRFLPAAIIFYLSLFTNSELLLHANVDTFIVFRSVVPIFVAIGETLFLHQPWPSMKTWLSLATILGGSILYVLTDYQFTLTAYFWALAYLISMSIDFVYIKHVVMTIGLNTWGLVLYNNLEALLLFPLELFIMGELKKIKQEISDESDWHSFEVVLPVGLSCLFGLSISFFGFSCRRAISATGFTVLGIVNKLLTVVINLVIWDKHSTFIGTVGLLICMSGGILYQQSTSSKPKAATKEVRVEEAVDEEQQKLLEMQSVSNSGSAENKVSHGRS from the coding sequence ATGTCTAATGAAGATGATATTGAGATCTTCAAAGTTGATAAGGTCCAGGAAGGGCTAGGGGCTTCTGCTTTATCAGATGAGAGCCCATCAAACTGGTACACCATTGTACTGCAGCAAGTCTCAGTATATGGTGTTGCGGTCGGGTACTGTGTTTCTGCATCCCTGCTTTCCATCATCAATAAATGGGCAGTCATGAAGTTCCCTTACCCAGGTGCATTGACTGCCCTACAATACTTCACAAGTGCAGCTGGAGTTTTTGTTTGTGGTTGTGCTGGATTTATTGAACATGATCGACTTGATCTCTTGACAATGTGGCGATTCCTACCTGCtgcaattatattttatctttcccTATTCACCAACAGTGAGCTTCTCTTGCATGCCAACGTTGACACGTTCATCGTTTTCCGCTCAGTGGTACCAATTTTTGTTGCCATTGGTGAGACCCTTTTCCTGCACCAGCCATGGCCATCAATGAAGACATGGTTGTCACTAGCTACGATCCTCGGTGGTAGCATTCTTTATGTACTGACAGATTATCAATTCACATTGACAGCTTACTTTTGGGCTTTGGCCTATCTCATTAGCATGTCCATTGATTTTGTATACATAAAGCACGTTGTTATGACCATAGGGCTGAATACATGGGGCCTTGTGCTGTACAACAACTTAGAGGCActtcttttgtttccattGGAACTTTTTATCATGGGAGAACTCAAGAAAATCAAGCAGGAAATCTCAGATGAATCTGATTGGCACTCGTTTGAGGTGGTTTTGCCCGTTGGGTTGTCATGCTTATTCGGTTTGTCGATTTCTTTCTTTGGGTTCTCTTGCCGCAGGGCTATTTCTGCAACTGGGTTCACTGTACTCGGGATTGTGAATAAACTCCTTACTGTTGTGATCAATTTAGTCATCTGGGATAAGCATTCAACCTTCATTGGAACTGTGGGGCTCTTGATATGTATGTCAGGTGGAATCTTGTATCAACAATCAACAAGCTCGAAGCCGAAGGCAGCCACGAAAGAGGTAAGAGTAGAAGAAGCAGTAGATGAAGAGCAACAAAAACTACTTGAAATGCAAAGTGTTTCAAATAGCGGCAGCGCAGAGAACAAAGTTAGTCATGGAAGATCATGA